A stretch of Mucilaginibacter terrae DNA encodes these proteins:
- a CDS encoding mechanosensitive ion channel family protein, protein MRKILVIRILVTVISLAFALSNQAFGQNRKRHKRTIADSLRATMMRRDSMMRHYKTSDTSTNNLLQRIEYYTLSFNQISNLQSKRLDTADISAALPRLEKLIVTMRGLILKDRAGTLRYLYAIRDVLSKQQDKLDVWQDRLMDISDKLADIDDDINQISKDSIFRIFPTDSTLRITFLDQRSAIEARAQKLDKVNSKAILKLGLLQNRLTSVYISIIDQKELIDNKIRSFSMNSLNCEYGYIWNMQSDRDTTFSSALSRTVSMNLKLFKLLNDQVVKHLMGLLLLCSFLVWIIVNRRKILKKRNNFKEVFAQTGYIVSYPYTSALLVTSLVVPYLYSHPPVVFLQIVFMVSTLCILRIVYKTFPRPQFNFLLKLFVLGLLFSISNLFIEVSNIDRVTFLIITAATAWICFAYMRKIGSVYEPHLPFAKTILGLVIFFESGALLLNVAGRFSLAKIIGVTALYNFWLALCLYYFIQILVQSLFLQLETYKDDDDSISSYLDFKLLQSRFKSLLYILAMVMWVVTLLQNLSVEDSVFDILGAFLTQSRNLGGTLFTFGSIIIFIGVIWISTILARIIAYFYDFADQKRNSTTIGRKTKTSLLLVRIAVFSVGFLLAVAASGFPLDKVTIIISALGVGVGFGLQNIVNNLVSGLILAFEKPIQVGDVIEVANRTGTIKDIGMRSSKIATGNGAEIIIPNGDLISQHVINWTLSDSNRQVELLISVAFGCDVDKVKNILRNLVSNRDDIMVNPAPVIFLDKLGSGSIDFKLLFWAADISEWEQLKSQVLTTIYKEFEKEGIKMPKPAQQIVVSMPPSEATPTHPTSPANENLPGSGQ, encoded by the coding sequence ATGCGTAAAATTTTAGTTATCCGAATTTTAGTCACTGTAATTTCGTTGGCTTTTGCCTTATCGAACCAGGCGTTTGGGCAAAACCGTAAACGCCATAAACGTACCATTGCCGATTCGCTGAGGGCTACCATGATGAGGCGCGATTCGATGATGCGGCATTACAAAACCTCCGATACATCAACTAATAATTTACTACAGCGTATAGAGTATTATACCTTGTCGTTCAATCAGATAAGTAATTTGCAAAGCAAAAGACTTGATACTGCAGATATAAGCGCCGCCCTGCCCCGTCTCGAAAAGTTAATTGTTACTATGCGAGGCCTCATCCTTAAAGATCGTGCGGGTACGCTGCGTTACCTTTACGCTATACGCGATGTGTTGAGTAAGCAACAAGATAAGCTTGATGTGTGGCAGGACCGGCTTATGGATATAAGCGATAAACTGGCCGACATTGATGATGATATTAACCAGATTTCTAAAGATTCGATTTTCCGTATTTTCCCTACGGATAGTACACTCAGAATTACCTTTTTAGACCAGCGGTCGGCCATTGAAGCACGTGCCCAAAAGCTGGACAAAGTTAACAGCAAGGCCATACTTAAACTTGGGTTACTGCAAAACCGCTTAACATCGGTATATATATCCATTATTGATCAAAAGGAACTGATTGACAACAAGATCAGGAGTTTTAGCATGAACTCACTTAACTGCGAGTATGGCTACATATGGAATATGCAGTCGGACCGCGACACCACTTTTTCATCTGCCCTGAGCCGCACAGTGAGTATGAACCTGAAGCTATTTAAGCTACTGAATGACCAAGTAGTAAAGCACCTGATGGGTTTATTACTGCTTTGCAGCTTTTTGGTATGGATAATTGTAAACCGGCGCAAAATACTCAAGAAGAGGAATAATTTTAAAGAAGTTTTTGCCCAAACGGGTTATATTGTAAGTTATCCTTATACTTCTGCCCTGCTGGTTACTTCGCTCGTGGTGCCGTACTTATATTCGCACCCACCGGTTGTTTTTTTGCAGATTGTATTTATGGTGAGTACGCTGTGTATACTACGCATCGTATATAAAACGTTTCCCCGACCACAGTTTAACTTTTTGCTTAAACTGTTTGTTTTAGGGTTGTTGTTTAGCATTAGTAACCTTTTCATCGAGGTGTCAAATATTGACCGGGTTACATTCCTCATCATTACAGCGGCTACAGCCTGGATTTGCTTTGCCTACATGCGCAAAATCGGTTCGGTGTATGAACCACATTTACCTTTTGCCAAAACCATTTTAGGGTTGGTTATATTTTTTGAAAGCGGTGCATTATTACTCAATGTAGCCGGCAGGTTTAGTTTAGCAAAAATAATAGGTGTAACTGCACTGTACAATTTTTGGCTGGCTTTATGCCTTTACTACTTCATACAAATACTGGTTCAGAGCCTCTTCCTGCAACTCGAAACCTATAAAGATGATGATGACAGCATAAGTTCTTATCTTGATTTTAAACTGCTGCAAAGCCGTTTTAAGAGCTTACTTTACATTTTGGCTATGGTAATGTGGGTGGTTACCTTATTGCAAAACTTAAGCGTTGAGGATAGCGTGTTTGATATTTTGGGTGCATTTCTAACCCAATCGCGTAACTTAGGTGGTACCCTATTTACCTTTGGCAGCATTATTATATTTATAGGCGTAATATGGATATCTACCATTTTAGCTCGTATAATTGCCTATTTTTATGATTTTGCCGATCAAAAACGAAATAGTACAACTATCGGCCGAAAAACTAAGACATCATTATTGCTGGTTCGAATTGCCGTATTCAGCGTAGGCTTTTTGCTGGCTGTTGCAGCATCAGGCTTTCCGTTAGATAAAGTGACCATTATCATCAGCGCCCTTGGTGTGGGTGTAGGTTTTGGTTTGCAAAACATTGTAAATAACCTGGTATCGGGCTTAATATTGGCTTTTGAAAAACCTATACAAGTAGGCGATGTAATTGAAGTTGCCAACCGTACAGGCACTATTAAAGATATTGGCATGCGCTCAAGTAAAATAGCCACAGGCAACGGTGCCGAGATCATCATTCCCAACGGTGACCTCATCTCTCAGCACGTAATTAACTGGACTTTGAGCGACAGTAACCGGCAGGTAGAATTATTAATAAGTGTAGCATTTGGCTGCGACGTAGATAAGGTGAAAAATATTCTGCGCAACCTCGTATCAAACCGTGATGATATTATGGTTAATCCCGCACCGGTTATATTTTTAGATAAACTGGGTTCAGGCTCGATAGACTTTAAATTGTTGTTTTGGGCTGCCGATATAAGCGAGTGGGAACAATTAAAAAGCCAGGTACTAACTACTATTTACAAGGAGTTTGAGAAAGAAGGCATTAAAATGCCCAAGCCCGCACAACAAATTGTAGTAAGTATGCCACCAAGCGAAGCTACACCAACACATCCTACTTCTCCGGCTAATGAAAATCTTCCGGGTTCAGGTCAGTAA
- a CDS encoding glycosyltransferase family 2 protein encodes MNKPKVAVVILNWNGLKFLQQFLPSVLQSTWPDLEIVVGDNGSTDGSVEFLKSRYGSEVTVLQNDQNYGYTGGYNRIVNRVEADYYILLNSDIEVVPNWIEPVIAMMEADSTIAAAAPKILAYNNKTYFEHAGAAGGFIDKLGYPFCRGRLFYEIQEDKGQYDQSTEIFWASGAALFIRADRWKESGGFDERFFAHMEEIDLCWRLKNSGYKVMYCAESTVYHVGGGTLNAENPFKTYLNFRNNLWLIQKNMSVMKATWVISIRMWLDLLALIRFMGEGKRKDAWAVSRAHQSFVRSIFKSQKQESRFKNQELGAQSKKIIGKKEKNGQRTTDNSHLASPNLKGLYKRSIVACFFLKKKTHFTDLNPEDFH; translated from the coding sequence ATGAATAAACCTAAAGTTGCTGTTGTTATATTAAACTGGAACGGCCTCAAATTTTTACAGCAATTTTTACCCTCGGTACTGCAATCAACATGGCCAGATCTTGAAATTGTAGTAGGCGATAATGGCTCGACCGATGGTTCGGTAGAGTTCCTGAAATCGCGCTATGGCAGTGAGGTTACTGTTTTACAAAACGACCAAAATTACGGCTACACCGGCGGCTATAACCGCATTGTAAACCGCGTTGAAGCCGACTATTACATCTTGCTAAATTCAGATATTGAAGTTGTGCCAAACTGGATAGAGCCAGTTATTGCAATGATGGAGGCCGATTCTACAATTGCAGCAGCAGCCCCCAAAATACTGGCGTATAATAACAAAACTTATTTTGAACATGCAGGTGCGGCAGGTGGCTTTATTGATAAACTGGGCTATCCATTTTGCCGTGGACGCTTGTTTTACGAAATACAAGAAGACAAGGGGCAGTACGACCAATCAACTGAGATATTTTGGGCCTCGGGTGCGGCATTGTTTATCCGTGCCGACCGTTGGAAAGAATCTGGTGGTTTTGACGAACGCTTTTTTGCACACATGGAAGAAATTGACCTATGCTGGCGTTTGAAAAACAGTGGTTATAAGGTTATGTACTGTGCCGAATCGACCGTTTACCACGTTGGTGGCGGTACGCTTAACGCCGAAAATCCATTCAAAACCTATCTTAACTTTCGCAATAACCTTTGGCTTATCCAAAAAAACATGTCGGTAATGAAAGCCACCTGGGTAATCAGCATTCGCATGTGGCTGGATTTACTGGCCCTCATCCGCTTTATGGGCGAAGGCAAGCGCAAGGATGCCTGGGCAGTGAGCAGAGCGCACCAAAGCTTTGTGAGAAGCATTTTTAAATCTCAGAAGCAAGAGTCAAGATTCAAGAATCAAGAATTGGGAGCTCAAAGCAAAAAGATTATAGGCAAGAAGGAAAAAAACGGACAACGGACAACTGACAACTCACATCTCGCATCTCCAAATCTTAAAGGCCTATACAAACGTAGTATTGTAGCTTGTTTCTTTCTAAAAAAGAAGACCCATTTTACTGACCTGAACCCGGAAGATTTTCATTAG
- a CDS encoding lysophospholipid acyltransferase family protein: MIKKGFSRLGVGLLYLISLLPYPILFFIADILFVLIYYVIGYRRKVVQQNLANAFPEKSLSERQAIEKKYFRFLADLILETIKLYSISPEETIKRVDFRDHLLQDNEAFKQGKSIIAAVGHYGNWESGCLRMGLVKERKCIIAYKPLSNNIFDKFFFDLRSRFGTLMVPMKNTFRTVVAHRREHTLTVLAGDQTPSRDEVTYFTNFLNQPTAVFLGVEKLAKTTDSLVVFCDVRRVGRGYYTCTFVPLFDNPKETAEYEITNAHVQYLENVIREEPEYWLWSHRRWKFKPEDLN, translated from the coding sequence ATGATAAAGAAAGGTTTTTCCAGATTAGGTGTGGGTTTGCTATACCTGATCTCGTTATTACCTTACCCCATTCTGTTCTTTATAGCCGATATTTTATTCGTGCTCATTTACTATGTAATAGGCTATCGGCGCAAGGTAGTACAACAAAACCTGGCCAATGCCTTCCCCGAAAAATCTTTATCCGAGCGCCAGGCTATCGAAAAAAAATATTTCCGTTTTTTGGCCGATTTGATTTTAGAAACCATAAAACTCTACTCTATATCGCCCGAGGAAACCATTAAACGGGTAGATTTTCGTGACCATTTATTGCAGGATAACGAAGCCTTTAAACAAGGCAAAAGCATTATTGCAGCGGTTGGGCATTATGGCAACTGGGAGAGCGGCTGTTTACGCATGGGATTGGTAAAGGAGCGTAAATGCATTATTGCTTATAAGCCATTGTCGAACAATATATTCGATAAATTTTTCTTCGATCTGCGCTCGCGTTTTGGCACCTTGATGGTGCCCATGAAAAACACCTTTCGTACGGTTGTAGCCCACCGCAGAGAGCATACTTTAACCGTTTTGGCGGGCGATCAAACTCCATCGCGCGATGAGGTAACTTATTTCACTAATTTCCTCAACCAGCCTACGGCCGTTTTTTTAGGTGTAGAAAAACTGGCCAAGACCACCGATAGCCTGGTTGTTTTTTGTGATGTAAGGCGGGTTGGACGTGGATATTATACCTGCACATTTGTACCTTTGTTTGATAACCCCAAGGAGACTGCCGAGTACGAGATAACCAATGCGCACGTGCAGTACCTTGAAAATGTAATACGCGAAGAACCTGAATACTGGCTATGGTCGCACCGCAGGTGGAAATTTAAGCCGGAGGATTTAAACTAA
- a CDS encoding WbqC family protein gives MENGALLPMFYLPPVEYFTTLNKHKANVLIEKHEHFPKQTYRNRANVYTPDGVLGLVVPVVKGAKVHTPVKDVKISYDFKWQRLHWLSLQACYRRSAYFEFYEDDFARFYEDKIEYLFDYNEQILNMVLKFLKMPVKLQYTESYERHHDGFTDLRNTIHPKKESEFEQKPYFQVFEERKGFIKNLSIVDLLFNQGPQAINYL, from the coding sequence ATGGAAAACGGTGCCTTACTGCCTATGTTTTATTTGCCCCCGGTTGAATATTTTACAACACTGAACAAGCATAAGGCTAATGTGCTGATAGAAAAGCATGAGCATTTCCCAAAACAAACTTATCGCAACCGGGCTAATGTTTACACGCCCGATGGTGTGTTAGGATTAGTGGTGCCTGTTGTAAAAGGCGCAAAGGTGCATACGCCGGTTAAAGATGTTAAAATAAGTTACGATTTTAAATGGCAACGCCTGCACTGGCTAAGCTTACAGGCTTGTTACCGTCGCTCGGCATACTTTGAGTTTTATGAAGACGACTTTGCCCGTTTTTATGAAGATAAAATTGAATACCTGTTTGATTACAATGAGCAGATACTGAACATGGTACTTAAATTTTTAAAGATGCCGGTTAAGCTGCAATATACCGAAAGCTACGAACGGCATCATGATGGATTTACCGACTTGCGTAACACCATCCACCCTAAAAAAGAGTCGGAGTTTGAACAAAAGCCCTACTTTCAGGTTTTTGAAGAACGCAAAGGGTTTATTAAAAACCTGAGCATTGTTGACCTTTTATTTAATCAGGGCCCGCAAGCTATTAATTATCTGTAA
- the corA gene encoding magnesium/cobalt transporter CorA — protein sequence MTTKQFKRISSRMHKRAGNVGDRPGLIRVPEGALKPRIKIYSYNTEELISSKGESIHTVLSQLKKCDNHTHWIKINGLGDAKLIEEIGDRLNISDLVLEDIMNTHQRPKFDEYDEYVYATGRVIISNDDCELNNTQISIIVKDNMVISFEEGYEENFEGLESRLNTPKSPIRNYGPGHICYALFDTVIDWYFVVLNQIGEELETIEDRIYENADKTIMYDTQHMKRMLIVLRRAAWPERDKINDMIRTESPLVTKETKTYLRDAYDHCIQIIDLIESYKEISASNIDLYLSMVSNRMNGIMKVLTIISVIFIPLTFVAGVYGMNFAPLDPVTSKPLPLNMPELYEPHGYLYCVGIMVLIGIIQVLFFWKKGWFKKL from the coding sequence ATGACTACCAAGCAGTTTAAACGCATATCATCGCGCATGCACAAACGTGCCGGCAACGTGGGCGATAGGCCCGGCCTTATACGTGTGCCCGAAGGTGCGCTTAAACCGCGTATAAAAATCTACTCCTATAACACCGAAGAGCTGATTAGCTCGAAAGGCGAAAGCATACATACTGTATTAAGCCAACTAAAAAAGTGCGACAATCACACACACTGGATAAAAATTAATGGGCTGGGAGATGCTAAACTGATTGAAGAAATTGGCGACCGGCTAAACATAAGTGACCTGGTTTTAGAAGATATTATGAACACTCATCAACGCCCCAAATTTGATGAGTATGACGAGTATGTGTATGCTACAGGTCGTGTTATTATTAGTAATGACGACTGCGAACTCAACAACACGCAGATATCGATTATTGTAAAGGATAACATGGTGATCAGTTTTGAGGAAGGTTATGAAGAAAATTTCGAAGGTTTGGAAAGCAGGCTGAATACGCCTAAAAGCCCCATCAGGAATTATGGCCCGGGGCATATTTGTTATGCATTATTTGATACGGTTATTGACTGGTATTTTGTGGTGTTAAACCAAATTGGCGAAGAACTGGAAACTATTGAAGACCGTATTTACGAAAATGCAGATAAGACCATCATGTACGATACCCAGCATATGAAACGTATGCTTATTGTGCTACGTCGTGCAGCCTGGCCCGAGCGCGACAAAATAAACGACATGATACGTACCGAAAGCCCGCTGGTTACTAAAGAGACCAAAACCTACCTGCGTGATGCTTACGACCATTGTATACAGATTATTGATCTGATTGAGAGTTATAAAGAGATTAGCGCCAGCAACATTGACCTGTATTTGTCGATGGTAAGTAACCGAATGAATGGCATCATGAAAGTGCTCACCATCATATCGGTAATATTTATTCCGCTTACGTTTGTGGCCGGTGTATATGGAATGAACTTTGCACCTTTAGACCCGGTTACCAGTAAACCGCTGCCTTTAAATATGCCTGAGTTATATGAACCGCATGGCTATTTATATTGCGTAGGCATCATGGTACTCATCGGAATTATTCAGGTACTCTTTTTTTGGAAAAAAGGCTGGTTTAAAAAGCTTTAG
- a CDS encoding DUF3820 family protein — MEPVQPNNQVLIDIVNTAMPFGKHKGLLLCDLPVSYLEWMHSKGMPAGKLGMMLSTVYEIKINGLMPLLQSVKNKVRRG, encoded by the coding sequence GTGGAACCAGTACAGCCTAACAACCAAGTTTTAATAGATATTGTAAATACAGCAATGCCTTTTGGCAAGCACAAGGGTTTGTTGCTATGTGATTTACCTGTTAGCTACTTAGAATGGATGCATAGCAAAGGTATGCCTGCCGGTAAACTGGGTATGATGCTGTCTACAGTTTATGAAATTAAGATAAATGGGCTGATGCCGCTCTTACAATCGGTAAAGAATAAGGTAAGGAGAGGGTAG
- a CDS encoding MBL fold metallo-hydrolase produces the protein MIFSKSPDYFQVAQGVWGARILFVNVYFIANRRGFPKGWVLVDAGIQGSAQRIISVAESIFGTGAKPSAIILTHAHSDHTGALEELLKHWDVPVYAHEYEVPYLTGKSSYPPSDPTVGEGMMSLMSVFFRKEPIDISNNIRIIDTEGGIPELPEWRVIHTPGHTPGHVSFFLSLNTTLIAGDAFVATKQESAIYTISNIKKLSGPPRYMTTDWVAAEASVKVLSLLEPRIAGTGHGPVLRGRELQESLRNLAENFVELAVPKGGRYAEKPAEADETGTYYIPPFRSTTKFKAVAGLLGALAGFAITKALVK, from the coding sequence ATGATTTTTAGTAAAAGCCCAGATTATTTTCAGGTTGCGCAAGGTGTTTGGGGTGCACGTATATTGTTTGTTAACGTTTATTTTATAGCCAACCGCCGTGGATTTCCTAAAGGCTGGGTATTGGTTGATGCTGGTATACAAGGTTCGGCACAGCGCATTATATCAGTTGCCGAAAGCATTTTTGGTACAGGAGCAAAGCCATCGGCCATTATACTAACGCATGCACATTCAGACCATACCGGTGCTCTCGAAGAACTGCTTAAACATTGGGATGTTCCTGTGTATGCACATGAGTACGAGGTTCCGTATTTAACCGGTAAATCATCTTATCCGCCGTCCGACCCAACCGTAGGCGAGGGGATGATGTCGCTGATGTCTGTTTTCTTCCGTAAGGAACCAATTGACATTAGTAATAATATACGCATTATTGATACCGAAGGTGGCATACCCGAATTACCTGAATGGCGTGTTATACATACGCCTGGCCATACACCCGGACATGTATCGTTTTTCCTGTCGTTAAATACTACATTAATTGCCGGTGATGCCTTTGTGGCTACCAAGCAGGAATCGGCTATTTATACCATCAGTAATATCAAAAAACTATCAGGCCCACCACGTTACATGACTACCGACTGGGTGGCTGCCGAAGCTTCGGTAAAAGTACTATCGTTACTGGAGCCGCGTATTGCCGGAACAGGGCACGGACCCGTATTGCGCGGCCGCGAGTTGCAGGAGTCGTTGCGTAACCTTGCCGAAAACTTTGTTGAACTGGCTGTGCCCAAAGGTGGCCGTTATGCCGAAAAACCTGCCGAAGCCGACGAAACCGGGACTTACTACATACCGCCGTTTCGCTCAACTACCAAGTTTAAAGCAGTAGCAGGATTATTAGGAGCATTAGCCGGATTTGCTATAACAAAAGCGTTGGTGAAGTAA
- a CDS encoding aldo/keto reductase, whose product MTKRKIGNSDLNIAPFVFGGNIFGWTIDEATSFKILDAFVDNGLDFIDTADVYSRWVPGNKGGESETIIGNWLKKTGKRNQVVIATKVGSSMQPNDSKKNLSKDYIVKAAEDSLRRLQTDHIDLYQSHYDDKDTPVQETLEAYQQLIKDGKVRYIGASNFTAERLAESLQASKQHGFPAYISLQPEYNLYDREGYEKELEPLCAENNLGVITYYSLASGFLSGKYRSEADLNKSKRGAGIKKYLNERGQRILQALDKVAKEYNTTPAAVSLAWVIARPSVTAPIASATSIEQLNELSKAVNLNLPAEVINKLTEASSYL is encoded by the coding sequence ATGACCAAAAGAAAAATAGGGAATTCCGACTTAAATATTGCTCCGTTTGTATTTGGAGGCAACATTTTTGGATGGACGATTGATGAAGCAACTTCATTTAAAATACTGGATGCCTTTGTTGACAACGGGCTGGATTTCATTGATACTGCCGATGTATACTCCCGCTGGGTGCCCGGCAACAAAGGCGGGGAATCGGAAACTATTATAGGCAATTGGTTAAAAAAAACCGGCAAACGTAACCAGGTAGTAATTGCTACTAAGGTTGGCAGCTCCATGCAGCCCAATGACAGCAAAAAGAATCTGTCAAAGGATTATATTGTTAAAGCAGCCGAAGATTCGTTACGCCGATTGCAAACAGATCATATAGACCTTTATCAATCACATTACGATGATAAAGACACGCCTGTACAAGAAACACTGGAAGCATATCAGCAATTAATTAAAGATGGAAAAGTACGTTACATAGGCGCATCAAACTTTACTGCCGAAAGGTTAGCCGAATCATTACAGGCAAGTAAACAGCATGGATTTCCCGCATATATCAGCCTTCAACCTGAGTATAATTTATACGACCGCGAAGGCTATGAGAAGGAGCTTGAGCCATTATGCGCCGAAAATAATTTAGGCGTAATAACCTATTACTCGCTGGCCAGCGGTTTTCTGAGTGGCAAATACCGCAGCGAAGCTGATTTAAACAAGAGCAAACGTGGCGCAGGTATTAAAAAGTATTTAAATGAGCGGGGCCAACGTATTCTTCAAGCGTTGGATAAAGTTGCCAAAGAATATAACACCACTCCTGCCGCCGTATCATTAGCATGGGTAATTGCAAGACCGAGTGTAACAGCTCCTATTGCCAGCGCTACAAGCATTGAGCAGTTAAATGAGTTAAGTAAAGCAGTGAATTTGAATTTACCGGCGGAGGTAATTAATAAGCTAACAGAAGCAAGTAGCTATTTGTAA
- a CDS encoding RluA family pseudouridine synthase, protein MKIPKFADLIIYEDDNVFVVNKPPFISSLDERGDGSSEISMLRLAKNYWEDAQICHRLDKETSGALIFAKNPEAYRSVSMQFERRKVKKVYHAVIEGTHVFDELLVDLPILNTGKGNVSISRQEGKRAETWFQSLKYFKHYTLVECRPVTGRMHQIRIHLATQRASIAGDEMYKGKPVFLSQLKRKYHLGKDQEELPIMKRFALHAYEVTFKPDGENDVTIHAEYPKDFETLLKLLDKFDS, encoded by the coding sequence ATGAAGATTCCGAAGTTTGCCGACCTCATTATATACGAAGATGATAACGTGTTTGTAGTAAACAAGCCGCCTTTCATCAGCTCTTTAGATGAGCGAGGTGATGGTAGTAGCGAGATAAGCATGCTGCGCCTGGCTAAAAATTATTGGGAAGATGCCCAGATATGCCACCGTTTGGATAAAGAAACTTCGGGTGCGCTTATATTTGCCAAAAATCCTGAAGCATATCGTTCGGTATCAATGCAGTTTGAACGTCGTAAGGTAAAAAAGGTGTACCATGCAGTAATTGAAGGCACCCATGTATTTGATGAACTTTTGGTTGATTTGCCTATTCTTAATACTGGTAAAGGTAATGTATCAATCAGCAGGCAGGAGGGTAAACGTGCCGAAACCTGGTTTCAATCGTTAAAATATTTTAAGCATTACACTTTGGTTGAGTGCCGCCCTGTAACCGGCCGTATGCACCAGATACGTATACACTTGGCTACGCAGCGGGCTTCCATAGCCGGTGATGAGATGTATAAGGGCAAGCCGGTTTTCCTGTCGCAATTAAAACGGAAATACCATTTAGGCAAAGATCAGGAAGAGCTGCCCATCATGAAGCGCTTCGCCCTGCATGCTTACGAAGTAACCTTTAAACCCGATGGTGAAAACGATGTAACCATCCACGCTGAGTATCCCAAAGATTTTGAAACGCTGTTGAAGTTGTTGGATAAGTTTGATAGTTAA
- a CDS encoding response regulator transcription factor — protein MSTAKQKILIVDDEPDILELIEYNLKKEGYQVHLAHNGQEAVAEAKKVLPDLIVLDIMMPKMDGIEACRIMRTMPEFKNTFMVFLTARSEEYSEIAGFNVGADDYIAKPIKPRALVSRINAILRRNAGTEEVSDNKLEVGDLVIDRESYLVYQNGNKVVLAKKEFELLYLLASKPGKVYTREVILKNIWEDSVVVTNRTIDVHIRKLREKLGENYVSTVKGVGYKFEYL, from the coding sequence ATGAGTACAGCAAAACAAAAAATATTAATTGTTGACGACGAGCCTGATATTTTAGAGTTAATAGAATATAACTTAAAGAAAGAGGGTTACCAGGTTCATTTGGCTCATAACGGCCAGGAAGCTGTAGCCGAAGCAAAAAAGGTATTGCCTGATTTGATTGTGCTGGATATTATGATGCCCAAAATGGATGGCATTGAGGCTTGCCGCATTATGCGCACTATGCCCGAGTTTAAAAATACCTTTATGGTATTTTTAACTGCCCGTAGTGAAGAGTATTCGGAAATTGCAGGCTTTAATGTTGGTGCCGATGATTATATTGCCAAACCTATTAAGCCTCGCGCACTGGTTAGCCGTATAAATGCTATACTACGCCGCAATGCCGGTACCGAAGAGGTATCAGACAATAAGCTTGAAGTTGGCGATTTGGTTATTGATCGTGAGAGCTATCTGGTTTATCAAAATGGTAACAAAGTAGTTTTAGCCAAAAAAGAATTCGAATTACTTTACCTGCTGGCCTCAAAACCCGGAAAGGTTTACACCCGCGAGGTGATCCTTAAAAATATATGGGAAGACTCGGTAGTGGTAACTAACCGTACCATTGATGTGCACATTCGCAAACTGCGTGAAAAACTTGGTGAAAACTATGTATCAACTGTTAAAGGTGTAGGTTACAAGTTCGAATACTTATAA